TCGATGTAGTGGGGGCTCGCCCCCGGTACGGACGCGGCGCGGGCGGGCGGCGTGTTGGATGGCCGGGTGCACATCTCTTCGCGCCCGCATCGCCAGGACCTGCTGATCGGGGCCGCCGGGCTGGCGGGCGGGCTGCTGCTCTGGGCGGCCGGTCTGCACACCCAGGGCGGCCGGGTCTTCGGCGCGCACTGGGTGGCCCTCGTCCCGCTCGCGGTGACCGCGGCGATGGAGCTGCTGCGCCGGAGCCGGCCGCAGGCCGCCCTGGCCGTCGGCACGCTCGCGCTGCTCGCCGACCAGTTGACGACGGGCAGCCTGGTGACGGTGCTGATGTACACCGATCTGATGTACGCGGCCGTGGTGTACGGCTCCCCGGCCGCGGCCCGGCGGATCCCGGTGGCCACCTTCCTGGTCACCGCGGCGGCGACCGTCGGGTTCTTCACCTGGTTCCGGAGGCCGGAGGCCCTGCTGCTCGGTGTGGTCATCGGCCTGGTCTCCTTCGCCCCGGCCCTCACCGGGGTCAGTGTGCGCAACCACCGGGAGGCCGCTTCGGCGGCCCGGCTGCGGGCCGAGCAGACGGCGCTGCTGGCGGAGATGGACCGGGTCCAGGCGGTCACCGCGGAGCGTTCCCGGATGGCGAGGGAGCTGCACGACGTGGTGGCCAACCACCTGTCGGCGATCGCCATCCACTCCACGGCCGCGCTCTCGATCGACGACCCGGCCACCTCGCGCGACGCGCTCGGTGTGATCCGGGAGAACAGCGTGGAGGGGCTGGCCGAGATGCGGCGGCTGATCGGGCTGCTGCGGGAGAGCGAGGGCGAGGAGCGGCCGAGTGCGGCGCCGACCCTGGACTCGGTGGACTCCCTGGTCGCGCAGGCGGGGTCGAACGGTGCCTCCAGCGGGCTGACGGTGACTCTGGAGGACAGAGTGGAGGACGCGGCGGCGGCTCCGCTGCCCGCGCCGGTGCAGCTGGCGGCCTACCGCATCGTCCAGGAGTCCCTGACCAACGCGCTGAAGCACGCGGCTCCCGGCCCGGTGACGGTCCGTCTGGGACGCGCGTACGGCCGGCTGACGGTCGAGGTGAGCAGCGTCCTCGGCGGCCGTCCGGGGCCGAGTGCGCCCGGTTCGGGGGCGGGCCTGGTGGGGATGCGGGAGCGGGTGGCGCTCCTCGGCGGGACGATCGAGGCGGGCCCGGCGGCCGGCGGCGGGAACGGCAGGGGCGACGGCGACGGGAACGACGACGGCGACGGCGACGGCGACGGCGACGGCGACGGCGACGGCGACAGGATCTGGCGGGTGCGGGCCGAACTGCCCGTGGAGGAAAGGGCGGTACGGGAATGACGATCCGGGTGGTGGTCGCCGAGGACCAGTCGGCGGTGCGGGCGGGCCTGGTGCTCATCCTGGGCAGTGCGCCGGACATCGAGGTGGTGGGCGAGGCGGCCGACGGCGAGGAGGCCGTCCGGCTGGCCCGCGGGCTGCGTCCGGACGTGGTGCTGATGGATGTGCAGATGCCCCGGCTGGACGGGGTGTCGGCGACCCGGCAGGTGACGGCCGAGGGGCTGGCCGACGTACTGGTGCTGACCACCTTCGACCTGGACGAGTACGTCTTCGGCGCGTTGCGGGCCGGGGCGGCCGGTTTCCTGCTGAAGAACACCGAAGCGCGCGATCTGCTGCACGCCGTCCGCACGGTGGCGGCCGGCGAGGGCATGATCGCCCCGGCGGTGACCCGGCGGCTGATCGCCGAGTTCGCGGACGCGTCCTCCCCGCGGCGGGGCGGGGACGCCGATCCTCGGGTGCTCGACGCGCTGACCCGGCGGGAACGGGAGGTACTGGTCTGCCTGGGCCGGGGACTGTCCAACGCGGAGATCGCCGAGCGGCTGACGATGGCCGAGGCGACGGTGAAGACGCACGTCAGCAGGGTGCTGGGGAAGCTGGAGCTACGCAGCCGGGCACAAGCGGCGGTGCTCGCTCAGGAGTTGGGTCTCTGAACTCACCCGCTGATCTTTGGTCTGGACCTCTTGACGATTGGTCCAGACCTTCCTAATCTCACCGAGCAATGCTGCGGTGAGTACGCCATGACAAAAGCGCGCTCAGGGCGACGCAGGGTCGGGGCTTTCGAGCGGCATGCCCTGGCAGTCCACGGACCACCCCCGTTTGTCGGACCTCACCCGAGGAGCACCGTTGAGCACTGAAACCCCCCTGTCCCGGCTCCGGCCGAGATGGCGAACCGGCCCGGGCCGGGCCACCCGGTCGAAGACCGTCGCCGGCCTGACCGCCCTGCTGGTGCCGCTGGCCGCGATGGTCGGCCTCGCCTCCCCCGCCCAGGCCGCGGCCTCGGCGACCGCCACCTTCACCAAGAAGTCCGACTGGGGCAGCGGCTTCGAAGGCCAGTGGACGGTGAAGAACACCGGTACCACCGCCCTGTCCTCCTGGACGATCGAGTGGGACTTCCCCTCCGGCACCAAGGTCGGCTCCGCCTGGGACGCCTCGGTCACCAACTCCGGGGACCACTGGACCGCCAAGAACCTCAGCTGGAACGGTACGGTCGCCCCCGGCGCCAGCATCAGCTTCGGCTTCAACGGCTCCGGCCCCGGCGCCCCCACCAGCTGCAAGCTGAACGGCGCCTCCTGTGACGGCGGCGGCACCATCCCCGGTGACGCGGCCCCCTCGAAGCCCGGCACCCCCACCGCGAGCAACGTCACCGACACCTCGGCGAAGCTCAGCTGGGCCGCGGCCACCGACGACAAGGGCATCAAGAACTACGACGTCCTGCGCGACGGCGCCAAGGTCGCCACCGTCACCACGACGACGTACACGGACAACGGCCTCACCAAGGGCACGGACTACTCCTACACCGTGCAGGCCCGCGACACCGCCGACCAGACCGGTCCGGTCAGCGGCGCGGTCGCGGTCCGCACCACCGGCGGCGACGACGGTGGCCCCGGCCCCGGCACGGGTGACAAGGTCAACCTCGGCTACTTCACCAACTGGGGCGTCTACGGACGCAACTACCACGTCAAGAACCTGGTGACGTCGGGCTCGGCCGAGAAGATCACGCACATCAACTACGCCTTCGGCAACGTCCAGGGCGGCAAGTGCACCATCGGTGACTCCTACGCCGACTACGAGAAGGCCTACACCGCCGACCAGTCCGTCGACGGCGTCGCCGACACCTGGGACCAGCCGCTGCGCGGCAGCTTCAACCAGCTGCGCAAGCTGAAGGCCAAGTACCCGCACATCAAGGTCATCTGGTCGTTCGGCGGCTGGACCTGGTCCGGTGGCTTCCCCGACGCCGCGAAGAACCCGGCCGCGTTCGCCAAGTCCTGCTACGACCTGGTGGAGGACCCCCGCTGGGCCGATGTCTTCGACGGCATCGACATCGACTGGGAGTACCCCAACGCCTGCGGTCTGACCTGTGACACCAGCGGTCCCGCCGCGCTGAAGAACCTCGCCTCGGCGCTGCGCGCCCAGTTCGGCTCGAACAACCTGGTCACCGCCGCGATCACCGCGGACGGCTCGGAGGGCGGGAAGATCGACGCCGCCGACTACGCCGGCGCCGCCCAGTCCTTCGACTGGTACAACGTGATGACGTACGACTTCTTCGGTGCGTGGGCGGCCAAGGGCCCGACGGCTCCGCACTCCCCGCTGACCTCGTACTCCGGCATCCCGCAGAACGGCTTCACCACCGCGGACGCCATCGCCAAGCTGAAGGCCAAGGGCGTCCCCGCCAAGAAGCTGCTGCTCGGCATCGGCTTCTACGGCCGCGGCTGGACCGGCGTCACCCAGGCCGCCCCGGGCGGCACCGCGACCGGCGCCGCGCCCGGCACGTACGAGGCGGGCATCGAGGACTACAAGGTCCTCAAGAACAGCTGCCCGGTCACCGGCACCATCGCCGGAACCGCGTACGCGCACTGCGGCACCAACTGGTGGAGCTACGACACCCCGTCGACCATCGCCTCCAAGATGGCCTGGGCGAACAACCAGGGCCTGGGCGGCGCGTTCTTCTGGGAGTTCAGCGGTGACACCAGCAACGGTGAGCTCGTGACCGCCATGGACGCCGGCCTCAACTAGCACCACATCCCCACGGCGGAACCTCTCCGGAGGTGACGCCACCCCCGAAAACGCCGGGGAGACAGGTCCGCCCCCTGTCTCCCCGGTCTTCGTGTGCCCGGCCTTCGTACGCCGGTCTTCGTACACCGGCCTCCGTGTGCCGGTCTTCGTACACCCGGGAAGACACGGGCCCTCCCCCGGATCACGTCCAGGGGAGGGACACCTGCTCAGGGCGACACAGCCTCTCCCCCGCACCCACCAGCGGGACGCCCGCTCAGGCGGCATCGGCCCTCCCCCGGACTCCGTCCGGGGGGACCTCACTCAGGCGACATTGACCCTCTGGCCAGGCGGTGCGGCTTCCAGCCAGGCGAGGAAACCGGTCAGCGCGTCCTCGCTCATCGCCAGCTCCAGGCGGGTCTCCCGGTGGAGACAGCCGAGCACGACGGCGTCGGACAGCAGGGCGAGCTCTTCCTCGCCCTCGGGCAGCCGGCGGTCGACCACCTCGATGGCGGCACGCTCCAGGGCACGGCGCGGGCGGGGGGCGTAGGAGAAGACACGGAACCAGTCGACGCGGTCACCGCTGTAGCGGGCCACCCCGTAGACCCAGCCCTTGCCGGACGGGTCGGGTTCCTCGGAGACGTCCCAGCGCAGACTGCAGTCGAACGTTCCACCGGACCGCTGGATCAGCCGCCGGCGCAGGCCGAAGACGAACAGCCCCACCGCGACGGCCACGACGACCAGGCCGCACACCCACAACGCGAGGACCATCTCCACCGACCTCCTCGCATCGTCGAGAAACGAATACCGTACCGAGCCGAACCGCACCTGCATCGCCTCAGCCGCGGCACGCTCTGGATGATTCCAGCTCGGGCCGCGGCTGAGTAAGAACTACTTCGTGGGGACGCTCAGCGCGCCGCCACCGCACGCAGTCGCACATCGGCGCGCCGCTCGGCGGCGGCGTCCGTGTCCGACTTCGCGCGCTCCAGCGCGCGCTCGGCGCGCTGGACGTCGATCTCGTCGGCGAGTTCCGCGATCTCCGCCAGCAGCGAGAGCTTGTTCTCCGCGAACGAGATGAAACCGCCGTGCACAGCGGCGACGACCGTGCCGCCGTCGCTCGTACGGATCGTCACCGGGCCCGACTCCAGCACACCCAGAAGCGGCTGGTGACCGGGCATGACGCCGATGTCGCCGGACGTGGTACGTGCGACAACGAGGGTGGCCTCGCCGGACCAGACACTGCGGTCCGCGGCGACCAGCTCGACATGCAGCTCAGCAGCCAAGGGTGGCTCCTCGGGTCACCACCCGGCGGTTGTGCCGGGTGTTGGGTCAATTCTACGGGGCGTGGTGAGGGGGGCGGGACACACCCACCCCCCTCGGTGAGCCGGAGGCTCAGGAGACGCCGAGCTCCTTGGCCTTGGCCTTGAGGTCGTCAATGCCACCGCACATGAAGAACGCCTGCTCGGGGAAGTGGTCGTACTCACCGTCGCAGATCGCGTTGAACGCGGCGATCGACTCGTCGAGCGGGACGTCCGAACCGTCCAGGCCGGTGAACTGCTTGGCGGCGTGGGTGTTCTGCGACAGGAAGCGCTCGACGCGACGGGCACGGTGGACAACCAGCTTGTCCTCCTCGCCCAGCTCGTCGATACCGAGGATCGCGATGATGTCCTGGAGGTCCTTGTACTTCTGCAGGATCCCCTTGACGCGGCTGGCTGCCTCGTAGTGGTCCTGCGCGATGTAGCGCGGGTCCAGGATGCGGGACGTGGAGTCCAGCGGGTCCACGGCCGGGTAGATGCCCTTCTCGGAGATCGGACGGGAGAGAACCGTCGTCGCGTCGAGGTGGGCGAACGTGGTGGCCGGGGCCGGGTCGGTCAGGTCGTCCGCGGGGACGTAGATCGCCTGCATCGAGGTGATCGAGTGACCACGCGTCGAGGTGATGCGCTCCTGGAGCACACCCATCTCGTCGGCCAGGGTCGGCTGGTAACCCACCGCGGACGGCATGCGGCCGAGCAGCGTGGAGACCTCGGAACCGGCCTGCGTGAAGCGGAAGATGTTGTCGATGAAGAGCAGCACGTCCTGCTTCTGCACATCGCGGAAGTACTCCGCCATGGTCAGCGCGGAGAGCGCGACACGCAGACGCGTCCCCGGCGGCTCGTCCATCTGGCCGAAGACCAGCGCGGTCTTGTCCAGAACGCCCGACTCGGTCATCTCGTCGATGAGGTCGTTGCCCTCACGGGTGCGCTCACCGACGCCGGCGAACACCGACACACCGTCGTGCAGCTTCGCCACACGCATGATCATTTCCTGGATGAGGACCGTCTTGCCGACGCCCGCACCACCGAACAGACCGATCTTGCCGCCCTTGACGTACGGGGTCAGCAGGTCGACGACCTTCAGGCCGGTCTCGAACATCTCGGTCTTCGACTCGAGCTGGTCGAAGGCCGGGGCCTTGCGGTGGATCGGCCAGCGCTCGGTGATCTGCGCCTCGGCCTCCGGCTCGTTCAGGATCTGACCGAGGGTGTTGAACACCTTGCCCTTGGTGATGTCACCGACCGGGACGGTGATGCCCGCGCCCGTGTCGGTCACCGGGGACTGGCGGACCAGGCCGTCGGTGGGCTGCATCGAGATCGCGCGGACCACGCCGTCGCCCAGGTGCTGGGCGACCTCGAGGGTCAGCGTCTTGCGCGCACCGGCCTCGGCCGGGTCGTCGACCTCGACGTGCAGGGCGTTGTAGATCTCCGGCATCGCGTCGACGGGGAACTCCACGTCGACGACCGGGCCGATGACCCGGGCGACGCGGCCCGTGGCAGCGGCCGTCTCAACTGTCGTCGTCATTACTTGTCACTCCCCGCGGACGCGTCGGCCAGAGCACCTGCACCGCCGACGATCTCGCTGATTTCCTGGGTGATTTCGGCCTGGCGGGCCGCGTTGGCAAGCCGGGAGAGGGTCTTGATGAGCTCTCCGGCGTTGTCGGTCGCCGACTTCATCGCGCGGCGGCGGGCGGCGTGCTCGGAAGCGGCCGCCTGCAGCAGTGCGTTGTAGATACGGCTCTCGACGTAGCGCGGCAGAAGGGCGTCGAGGACGTCTTCGGCCGACGGCTCGAACTCGAACAGCGGAAGGATCTCGCCCTTCCCGGTGCTCGTCTCCTCGCCCTTGTCGAGCGACAGCGGCAGCATCCGGCCGTCGACCGCGTTCTGCGTCATCATCGACACGAACTCCGTGAAGACGATGTGCAGCTCGTCGACGCCGCCCTCGGCCGTGTCCTTCTGGATGGCCTCGATGAGGGGCTCGGCGATCTTCTTGGCGTCCGAGTACTCGGGGTTGTCCGTGAACCCGGTCCACGACTCCGTGACCTTGCGCTCACGGAAGCCGTAGTACGCGACACCCTTGCGGCCGACGATGTAGGTGTCGACCTCCTTGCCCTCGGCCGCCAGCCGCTCCCGCAGCCGCTCCGCGGCCTTGATGGCGTTGGAGGAGTAGCCGCCGGCCAGACCGCGGTCGCTCGTCAGGAGCAGGACCGCGGCCCGGGCCGGAGCCTCGGCCTCGGTGGTGAGGGGATGGTTGGTGTTCGAGCCGGTCGCCACCGCGGTCACCGCACGGGTGAGCTCGGTCGCGTACGGCATCGACGCCGCCACCTTGCGCTGCGCCTTGACGATGCGCGAGGCGGCGATCATCTCCATCGCCTTGGTGATCTTCTTGGTCGCGGTGACGGCTTGGATGCGGCGCTTGTAAACGCGAAGCTGAGCGCCCATCGATCAGCCCTCGCCCAGGAGCTTGCCGTCCGAGGTCTCGAACTGCTGCTTGAAGGCGGCGATCGCGTCGCCGACCGACTGCAGCGTGTCGTCGGACATCTTGCCGCCCTCGGCGATGCTGGTCAGCAGGTCCTTGCGCTCGCGGCGCAGGAACTCCAGCAGCTCGGTCTCGAAGCGGCGGATGTCCTCGACCGGGACGTCGTCCATCTTGCCCGTCGTGCCGGCCCAGACGGAGACGACCTGCTCCTCCATCGGGAACGGGGCGTACTGCGGCTGCTTCAGCAGCTCGACCATGCGCTTGCCGCGCTCCAGCGACGCCTTCGAGGCCGCGTCCAGGTCGGAACCGAAGGCGGCGAACGCCTCCAGCTCACGGAACTGGGCGAGGTCCACGCGCAGCCGGCCGGAGACCTGCTTCATGGCCTTGTGCTGGGCGGAGCCACCGACTCGGGAGACCGAGATACCGACGTTGAGCGCCGGACGCTGACCCGCGTTGAACAGGTCGGACTCCAGGAAGCACTGGCCGTCGGTGATGGAGATGACGTTGGTCGGGATGAACGCCGACACGTCGTTCGCCTTGGTCTCGACGATCGGGAGACCCGTCATCGAACCGGCGCCCATGTCGTCGGAGAGCTTGGCGCAGCGCTCCAGCAGACGCGAGTGCAGGTAGAAGACGTCGCCCGGGTAGGCCTCACGGCCCGGCGGACGGCGCAGCAGAAGCGACACGGCGCGGTAGGCGTCGGCCTGCTTCGAGAGGTCGTCGAAGACGATGAGGACGTGCTTGCCGTCGTACATCCAGTGCTGGCCGATGGCCGAGCCGGTGTACGGCGCCAGGTACTTGAAGCCGGCCGGGTCGGACGCCGGGGCGGCGACGATCGTCGTGTACTCGAGCGCGCCGGCCTCTTCGAGGGCGCCGCGCACGGAGGCGATCGTGGAGCCCTTCTGACCGATGGCGACGTAGATGCAGCGGACCTGCTTGTTCACGTCGCCCGAGCGCCAGTTGTCGCGCTGGTTGATGATCGTGTCGACGGCCAGGGCGGTCTTGCCGGTCTGGCGGTCACCGATGATCAGCTGACGCTGGCCGCGGCCGATCGGCACCATGGCGTCGACGGCCTTGTAGCCGGTCTGCATCGGCTCGTGGACCGACTTGCGGACCATGACGCCGGGGGCCTGCAGTTCGAGGGCGCGACGGCCTTCGGTCTCGATCTCGCCGAGACCGTCGATCGGGTTGCCGAGCGGGTCGACGACGCGGCCGAGGTAGCCCTCGCCGACGCCGACGGAGAGCACCTCGCCGGTGCGCTGCACCGACTGGCCCTCCTCGATTCCGCTGAACTCGCCGAGGACGATCGCACCGATCTCGCGCTCCTCGAGGTTGAGGGCGAGACCGAGGGTGCCGTCCTCGAACTTCAGCAGCTCGTTCGCCTGTGCCGAGGGAAGGCCCTCGACCTTCGCGATGCCGTCACCGGCAACGCTGACCGTACCGACCTCCTCGCGCGAGGCCGCGTCCGGCTGGTACGACTGGACAAAGTTATCCAGTGCGTCCCGGATCTCCTCCGGCCGGATCGTGAGCTCCGCCATCTGGGTTCCCTGCTCTCCTTGTTGGGCCCGAAGTTTCTCAATGGGGTCTGGGGGCGACCCCCAGGAATCTTCTGCAATTTCTGCACGGCCCAACCGGGCCGCTGTACTTGCTCGTTCAGTTGGTGCGGTGCGTGCGCTGCGCGCTGTCAGCCGGCCATCCTGCGGGTGACCTCTTCGAGGCGCTCCGCGATCGTGCCGTTGATGACCTCGTCACCGACGCGCACCGAGATCCCGCCGAGGACCGCGGGGTCCACGTCCAGGTTCAGGTGCATCTGACGGCCGTAGATCTTCGCCAGGGCGGCGCCGAGGCGCTGCTTCTGGCGGTCGGACAGCGGCACCGCCGAGGTGACGACGGCGACCGTGCGGTCCCGGCGCTCCGCGGCCAGCCTGGACAGGGACTCGAGTCCCGCTTCCAGGCTACGTCCACGGGGCTGCGTCACGAGACGCGTGATCACGCGCTCGGTGACCGGCTGGGCCTTGCCGCCGAGCAGGCTGCGGAGCAGCTCGCCCTTGGCCGCGGCCGTGGCCGTCTTGCTGGTCAGGGCGGAGCGCAGGGCGACGTCGGAGGCGACGATCCGGCCGAACCGGAACAGCTCGTCCTCCACGTCGTCGAGCGCGCCGGCGCGCTGCGCCGCGGTGAGGTCCGCGGTGTTCGCCAGTTCCTCGACCGAGTCCACCAGGTCACGCGACTGCGACCAGCGGGAGCGGACCATGCCGGAGACCAGGTCCACGGCTTCGCCGCTCACCTGTCCGCCCAGCAGTCGTCCGGCCAGCTCGGCCTTGGCCTCGCCGCCCTGCGACGGGTCGGTGAGGACCCGGCGCAGCGACACCTCGCGGTGGAGCAGCGCGGTGACGGCGGCCAGCTCCTCGGCGAGCTTCGCCGCGTCGGCCGACGTGGAGTCGGTCAGCGCGTCGAGACGCTCGCGTGCGGATGCCAGTGCCTCGCGGCTCGCTCCGTTCATCGGACGGCCTCGGCCTTCGCCTCGAGCTCGTCGAGGAAACGGTCGACGGTGCCGCTCTGCCGGGCGTGGTCCTCAAGGGACTCACCGACCAGCTTGCCGGCCAGGGCGGTGGCGAGCGTGCCCACGTCCTGACGCAGCGCCGAGGCGGCGGCCTTGCGGTCGGCCTCGATCTGGGCGTGGCCCGCGGCGATGATCTCCTCGCGCTGGCGCTGGCCCTCCGCCCTCATCTCCTGGATGATGACGGCACCCTGCTCCTGCGCCTCCTGGCGCAGGCGTGCTGCCTCGTGCCGGGCCTCGGCGAGCTGAGCCTTGTACTGCTCAAGAACGCTCTGGGCCTCGGTCTGGGCCGCGTCGGCCTTCTCGATGCCGCCTTCGATGGCCTCGCGGCGCTCTTCCAGAACCTTCTCGATGTTCGGGAGGAGCTTCTTGGCGAGGAAACCGAAGACGATGGCGAAGGCGATCAGGCCGATGACGATCTCGGGGATCGCCGGGAGCAGCGGGTTCTGGATCTCTCCCTCGGACGCCAGCTGTAGGGCGTTCACATCAATGCCTTTCGTCGCTTCGGGCAGTCGGATTGCCGCGAATTAGTCGACCGGGTAGACGAAGGGCATGACGAGACCGATCAGGGCGAGCGCCTCACAGAGAACGAAGCCGAGGATCTGGTTCGAACGGATCAGGCCGGCAGCTTCGGGCTGGCGGGCCAGCGCCTGGGTGCCGTTACCGAAGATGATGCCGACGCCGACGCCGGGGCCGATCGCGGCGAGGCCGTAGCCGATGGAACCGAGGTTGCCCGTGATGTTGACGGCGGCGAGGGTCTCAAGAGCGGACATGCCGTTTCTTCCTTCTCTTTCAGAACCGGTGGGGGTTGGCCACCGGACGACTATCGGGGGTGGTGCTGGACCGGATCAGTGGTGCTCGGCGAGAGCGCCCTGAACGTAGTTGCAGGCCAGGAGGACGAACACGTAGGCCTGCAGCGCCTGGATGAACAGCTCGAAGGCGGTCATCAGGATGGTCATGACGAACGAGACACCGGCGTAGGCGATACCGATGCCGTTCAGCAGGTACCAGCTGGCGATGGTGAAGATCAGCAGCAGCACGTGGCCTGCGAACATGTTCGCGAACAGTCGCACCGCGTGCGTGAACGGGCGGATCAGCAGGTTCGACATGATCTCGATGAGCATGACGAACGGGAGGGCCGGACCGATCGACGGGTCGTAGCCGGAGATGTTCTTCCAGCCGCCGACGAAGCCGTGGCGCTTGAAGGTCAGGCTGACCCAGAGGACGTACACGATCGCGGCCAGCGCCACCGGGTATCCGATGACCGAGACCACCGGGAACTGGGCGAACGGGATGATGGCCCAGAGGTTCATGATCCAGATGAAGAAGAACAGCGAGACCATGAGGGGCACGTACTTCTTGCCCTCGCGCTTGCCGAGCGTCTCGTAGACCACGCCGGTGCGGATGAAGTCGTAACCCGCCTCGGCCACCATCTGGAGCTTTCCGGGGACCAGCTTCGGCTTGTTGAAAGCCGCCCAGAAGAAACCGACGACGACAACGGTGCTCAGGACCGCCAGCAGCATCGGCTTGTTGATCTCGATGCCGCCGACGGTGAACAGCGGTTCGAAAACAAAGGAGTGCAGGCCAGGAGCCGGGAAGCCGCATCCGTCGAAGATGTGGCAATCGGTCTCGAAGGCGAGCACCGTCGTCGGGTCAGCACTCACCGCGGGCTCCTTCAGCGTGGCGCATAGGTACGGCAACCTCGTTGTGTCGGCGCGGCAAGCAGCCGCTGGTCGGCACTGGACTGGTCTTACGGATGGAAGGGCGGCTCAGGCATGACGCCTCGCGATGAAGCAGGCGCCGATTCGGATGCCCGCGTCCGCAGTGCCGCAGTTGGCACCGGACGATAGCAGGGTCTCGAACGCGCACTTATATCGGGCCTACCACTCACGCCGAAGTCCCCGCGTTCTCGGGCTTCTTGCCCGTGGACGACTCGGGTTCGACGTACAGGATCTTGGTCTTCATGTGGACGCGGATCTGTGCGGCCACCCACGAGAGGGTCGCGACGATGATCGCCGCGGCGAACGCCCTCGGATTGAACAGGGTGGTGTCCTTGAAGGCGGCCACGAAGACGAAGAGCAGCAGCAACTCGGCGGTGTACAGCACGAGCCCCATGGACTGGAACAGGTGCGGCAGGGACTTCGCGGTGCGCTGCAGGACGGTGAGTCCGATCCCCATGAAGAGGATCACCACCAGCGTTCCGACCGCCGCTCCGATCGCCCCCTTGCCGCCCGCGACCGCACCGCAGACGGCGACGGTGACGGCACCGGCGGCGGCAGTGGGCACAGCGGTGTGGAGGAGAGTCCGGGCGTCGTTGGACGGCATGGAGGTAGCTCCGCGTTGCAGGGGGTGGTGGGCAGTGGTCGTCAGGGACGAGCGTAGGCCCGGTCGAGTCATGCCTCGGGCCGAGGGACCTGTTCACCAGTATCCTTCGACCGTTTCACCGGGCTTCGTGAACGGTATCACAAACTATTTGATGAGGTCTTTACCCGAAAGGTGTGCCTGCTGTCACACGTGAGGGTTACCGAGCCCGTGTGTGCAGAGCATTGTGGCAATTCACATGCTAATGGGCTTTTGCGTCGAGGACGTCAACGGGCGGAATCAGCGCGATCGTGATCGGTGAGCCGCGAACGGGGGCCGATCGCTGTCGCTCCGTTGACGCCGGACACTCCGACGGTCACGGGAGTGCGCTCCGGGTCGTGGTCCGCGCCCTGTTCACCGGCCTGCCCACGGGGCCGGGAGGCCTCCGGGGAGCCCTCGCGGCCCTCCTGGCCGTCCTGGTCCTCCGCCACCCGGCGCCGGCGCCGGTAGCGGGGCGGGACGACGCGCTGGGCCCAGAGCGGGGCGCGGGGGGTGAAACGCGGCATCAGCAGGAGGACC
This DNA window, taken from Streptomyces nitrosporeus, encodes the following:
- a CDS encoding glycoside hydrolase family 18 chitinase encodes the protein MSTETPLSRLRPRWRTGPGRATRSKTVAGLTALLVPLAAMVGLASPAQAAASATATFTKKSDWGSGFEGQWTVKNTGTTALSSWTIEWDFPSGTKVGSAWDASVTNSGDHWTAKNLSWNGTVAPGASISFGFNGSGPGAPTSCKLNGASCDGGGTIPGDAAPSKPGTPTASNVTDTSAKLSWAAATDDKGIKNYDVLRDGAKVATVTTTTYTDNGLTKGTDYSYTVQARDTADQTGPVSGAVAVRTTGGDDGGPGPGTGDKVNLGYFTNWGVYGRNYHVKNLVTSGSAEKITHINYAFGNVQGGKCTIGDSYADYEKAYTADQSVDGVADTWDQPLRGSFNQLRKLKAKYPHIKVIWSFGGWTWSGGFPDAAKNPAAFAKSCYDLVEDPRWADVFDGIDIDWEYPNACGLTCDTSGPAALKNLASALRAQFGSNNLVTAAITADGSEGGKIDAADYAGAAQSFDWYNVMTYDFFGAWAAKGPTAPHSPLTSYSGIPQNGFTTADAIAKLKAKGVPAKKLLLGIGFYGRGWTGVTQAAPGGTATGAAPGTYEAGIEDYKVLKNSCPVTGTIAGTAYAHCGTNWWSYDTPSTIASKMAWANNQGLGGAFFWEFSGDTSNGELVTAMDAGLN
- a CDS encoding F0F1 ATP synthase subunit gamma; the protein is MGAQLRVYKRRIQAVTATKKITKAMEMIAASRIVKAQRKVAASMPYATELTRAVTAVATGSNTNHPLTTEAEAPARAAVLLLTSDRGLAGGYSSNAIKAAERLRERLAAEGKEVDTYIVGRKGVAYYGFRERKVTESWTGFTDNPEYSDAKKIAEPLIEAIQKDTAEGGVDELHIVFTEFVSMMTQNAVDGRMLPLSLDKGEETSTGKGEILPLFEFEPSAEDVLDALLPRYVESRIYNALLQAAASEHAARRRAMKSATDNAGELIKTLSRLANAARQAEITQEISEIVGGAGALADASAGSDK
- a CDS encoding F0F1 ATP synthase subunit epsilon, producing the protein MAAELHVELVAADRSVWSGEATLVVARTTSGDIGVMPGHQPLLGVLESGPVTIRTSDGGTVVAAVHGGFISFAENKLSLLAEIAELADEIDVQRAERALERAKSDTDAAAERRADVRLRAVAAR
- a CDS encoding sensor histidine kinase, which gives rise to MHISSRPHRQDLLIGAAGLAGGLLLWAAGLHTQGGRVFGAHWVALVPLAVTAAMELLRRSRPQAALAVGTLALLADQLTTGSLVTVLMYTDLMYAAVVYGSPAAARRIPVATFLVTAAATVGFFTWFRRPEALLLGVVIGLVSFAPALTGVSVRNHREAASAARLRAEQTALLAEMDRVQAVTAERSRMARELHDVVANHLSAIAIHSTAALSIDDPATSRDALGVIRENSVEGLAEMRRLIGLLRESEGEERPSAAPTLDSVDSLVAQAGSNGASSGLTVTLEDRVEDAAAAPLPAPVQLAAYRIVQESLTNALKHAAPGPVTVRLGRAYGRLTVEVSSVLGGRPGPSAPGSGAGLVGMRERVALLGGTIEAGPAAGGGNGRGDGDGNDDGDGDGDGDGDGDGDRIWRVRAELPVEERAVRE
- a CDS encoding response regulator, with translation MTIRVVVAEDQSAVRAGLVLILGSAPDIEVVGEAADGEEAVRLARGLRPDVVLMDVQMPRLDGVSATRQVTAEGLADVLVLTTFDLDEYVFGALRAGAAGFLLKNTEARDLLHAVRTVAAGEGMIAPAVTRRLIAEFADASSPRRGGDADPRVLDALTRREREVLVCLGRGLSNAEIAERLTMAEATVKTHVSRVLGKLELRSRAQAAVLAQELGL
- the atpD gene encoding F0F1 ATP synthase subunit beta, translated to MTTTVETAAATGRVARVIGPVVDVEFPVDAMPEIYNALHVEVDDPAEAGARKTLTLEVAQHLGDGVVRAISMQPTDGLVRQSPVTDTGAGITVPVGDITKGKVFNTLGQILNEPEAEAQITERWPIHRKAPAFDQLESKTEMFETGLKVVDLLTPYVKGGKIGLFGGAGVGKTVLIQEMIMRVAKLHDGVSVFAGVGERTREGNDLIDEMTESGVLDKTALVFGQMDEPPGTRLRVALSALTMAEYFRDVQKQDVLLFIDNIFRFTQAGSEVSTLLGRMPSAVGYQPTLADEMGVLQERITSTRGHSITSMQAIYVPADDLTDPAPATTFAHLDATTVLSRPISEKGIYPAVDPLDSTSRILDPRYIAQDHYEAASRVKGILQKYKDLQDIIAILGIDELGEEDKLVVHRARRVERFLSQNTHAAKQFTGLDGSDVPLDESIAAFNAICDGEYDHFPEQAFFMCGGIDDLKAKAKELGVS
- a CDS encoding DUF2550 domain-containing protein; the protein is MVLALWVCGLVVVAVAVGLFVFGLRRRLIQRSGGTFDCSLRWDVSEEPDPSGKGWVYGVARYSGDRVDWFRVFSYAPRPRRALERAAIEVVDRRLPEGEEELALLSDAVVLGCLHRETRLELAMSEDALTGFLAWLEAAPPGQRVNVA